The following coding sequences are from one Rutidosis leptorrhynchoides isolate AG116_Rl617_1_P2 chromosome 11, CSIRO_AGI_Rlap_v1, whole genome shotgun sequence window:
- the LOC139874966 gene encoding probable receptor-like protein kinase At2g39360, producing the protein MILNFNHENIIPFIGYCDEGNEIIIVHEYAVNGSLDDYFMKEENRRCLTWTQRLKICLGAARGLDYLHSGLGDNNIVIHRDVKHGNILLDGNLEAKIFDFGLSKSNNVNQPHTQVYTYTAGTDFYIDPIYH; encoded by the coding sequence ATGATTTTAAATTTCAATCATGAAAACATCATCCCATTCATTGGTTACTGTGATGAAGGAAATGAGATTATTATAGTTCATGAATATGCCGTCAATGGTAGCCTAGATGATTATTTCATGAAAGAGGAGAACAGGCGTTGCTTGACATGGACGCAACGCCTGAAAATTTGTTTAGGTGCAGCAAGAGGACTTGACTACCTTCACTCTGGTCTTGGAGATAATAACATTGTAATACACAGAGACGTCAAGCATGGAAACATTTTATTGGATGGCAATCTGGAGGCAAAAATTTTTGATTTTGGATTGTCAAAgtcaaacaatgttaatcaaccacATACCCAAGTCTATACATACACTGCGGGTACTGACTTTTATATTGATCCTATTTACCATTAA